Proteins found in one Nostoc sp. NIES-3756 genomic segment:
- a CDS encoding TM0106 family RecB-like putative nuclease, whose protein sequence is MLINADHLLQYQRCKRRPVLDIHGDRSLRDAPSELLLKLQEDKFAHQQSIVADFAYHKPDYPKPDWAAGQAATVELMQRGVEYIYQGVLLANYNELIETDQTNYTCLSRPDLLVKQPGQSIFGDWVYEPVDIELGKRPKQEYQVVTAYHAQVLAKVQGVETQNAWLMLRGKEKPYGVDLWRWTPQMLGILQELTQALESETRPEVFIARQKCNLCLWYSECYAIAQSQQHLSLLPGVTPIRYAQLQNLDITSVESLANTSPTILENLVGFDPQVAAKLVVQAQSVLQRQPLILPFPPPKGNLTFNSPVELYFDIEAQPDLNLDYLLGVLVVNKQTNSEQFYAFVAEKPEEEELIWRQFLELVWRYPEAPIYHFCVYELDTVKRLAKLYRTPYASVSPVLHRFVDIYEHLTQSVALPIESYALKAIARWLGFEWRDKEATGAKCIYWYDQWLETGDRNLLEIILRYNEDDCRATRKVKDWLVGFVQDKYDLRRVG, encoded by the coding sequence ATGCTTATTAATGCTGACCATCTGCTGCAATACCAACGTTGTAAACGTCGTCCCGTTTTAGATATTCACGGTGATAGAAGCCTACGAGATGCGCCTAGTGAATTGTTGCTGAAATTGCAAGAGGATAAATTTGCTCATCAACAAAGTATTGTGGCTGATTTTGCATATCATAAACCTGATTATCCGAAACCGGATTGGGCAGCAGGGCAAGCCGCTACTGTAGAGTTGATGCAGCGTGGGGTTGAGTACATTTATCAAGGTGTACTGTTAGCTAATTACAATGAGTTAATAGAAACAGACCAGACAAATTATACTTGCCTAAGTCGTCCCGATTTGCTGGTTAAACAGCCTGGACAATCGATATTTGGTGATTGGGTGTATGAACCAGTGGATATTGAACTGGGTAAACGTCCTAAGCAGGAATATCAAGTAGTTACAGCCTACCACGCCCAAGTATTGGCTAAGGTACAGGGAGTTGAAACCCAAAATGCTTGGTTGATGTTGCGGGGTAAAGAAAAGCCTTATGGGGTAGATTTATGGAGATGGACACCCCAAATGTTGGGGATTTTACAAGAACTGACTCAGGCGTTAGAGTCGGAGACTAGACCAGAAGTATTCATTGCCCGTCAGAAGTGTAATCTTTGTCTCTGGTATAGTGAATGTTATGCGATCGCCCAATCTCAGCAACACCTATCTCTGTTACCAGGTGTCACACCCATCCGTTACGCCCAACTGCAAAACCTCGACATCACTAGTGTAGAATCTCTTGCCAATACCAGCCCAACAATTTTAGAGAATCTTGTAGGTTTTGATCCACAAGTTGCAGCCAAGTTGGTAGTACAAGCGCAATCAGTGCTGCAAAGACAACCATTAATACTACCATTTCCGCCACCCAAGGGAAATCTCACCTTCAATTCCCCAGTAGAACTGTACTTTGATATTGAAGCGCAGCCAGACTTAAATTTAGATTATCTATTGGGGGTGTTGGTGGTTAACAAACAAACCAACAGCGAACAATTCTATGCTTTCGTCGCCGAAAAACCAGAAGAGGAAGAATTGATTTGGCGACAATTCCTAGAGTTAGTGTGGCGATATCCTGAAGCCCCAATTTATCATTTTTGTGTGTACGAACTAGATACAGTCAAACGCCTTGCAAAACTGTACCGCACACCATACGCCTCAGTTAGTCCAGTTTTACATAGATTTGTCGATATTTATGAACACCTAACCCAAAGTGTAGCTTTACCTATAGAAAGTTATGCGTTAAAAGCCATTGCACGTTGGCTGGGGTTCGAGTGGCGTGATAAAGAAGCTACGGGCGCTAAGTGTATATACTGGTATGACCAGTGGCTAGAAACAGGCGATCGCAATTTATTAGAAATCATTCTCCGCTACAATGAAGACGACTGTCGCGCCACCCGCAAAGTTAAAGATTGGTTAGTTGGTTTTGTACAGGATAAGTATGATTTGAGACGTGTGGGTTGA
- a CDS encoding esterase-like activity of phytase family protein yields MQVLRKNLNWRIFIFFTIGVLIASFLFSNVATGAVEISSIQFIGQATLPKGLSFQKTEVGGLSGITYDASNDLYYAISDDRGQKAPARFYTFKIDLSKGKLQDKGVIPVGVTTLLDENGQTFPSGDTDTEGIAVTQAETVFISSEGDAGKLTPPFIKEFPLASGKSIKTLPIPNKFLPDKNGKQGIRNNLAFEGLTITPNNQYLFTVTENALIQDGPAAQPNIGSPCRILQYNLQTNQPEKEFLYQTEPISTFFNLTGKFASGLPDLLALDNQGHFLSIERSFAGLGFGVELFQVSLEGADDIHNIDSLLAIDSQSIKPVQKKLLLDLRTLDVALDNIEGLTLGPSLPNGQKALILVSDNNFNSIQRNQILAFQLKIESPLMRLLRRILPNFNR; encoded by the coding sequence ATGCAGGTTTTAAGAAAAAATCTCAACTGGCGAATCTTTATTTTCTTTACTATTGGAGTTTTAATCGCCAGCTTTTTATTTAGCAATGTGGCGACAGGTGCGGTAGAAATTAGCAGTATCCAATTTATTGGACAAGCAACCTTACCCAAAGGATTATCCTTTCAAAAAACTGAAGTAGGTGGGTTATCTGGAATTACTTATGATGCAAGTAATGACCTCTATTATGCTATTTCTGATGATAGGGGACAAAAAGCTCCTGCACGTTTCTACACGTTCAAGATTGATTTAAGTAAAGGTAAACTACAAGATAAAGGTGTTATTCCTGTAGGTGTCACTACATTATTAGACGAAAATGGTCAAACCTTTCCTTCTGGGGATACTGATACAGAAGGAATTGCTGTCACTCAAGCCGAAACTGTCTTCATTTCTTCTGAAGGCGATGCAGGTAAATTAACCCCTCCCTTTATTAAAGAGTTTCCTTTAGCTTCAGGTAAATCTATTAAAACATTACCAATACCAAACAAATTTTTACCTGATAAAAATGGTAAGCAAGGTATCCGCAATAATTTAGCTTTTGAAGGTCTGACTATTACACCTAATAATCAATATTTATTTACAGTTACAGAAAATGCTTTAATTCAAGATGGCCCAGCCGCACAACCTAATATTGGCAGTCCATGCCGAATTTTGCAATATAATTTACAAACCAATCAACCAGAAAAAGAGTTTCTCTATCAAACAGAACCTATATCAACATTCTTCAATTTAACAGGTAAATTTGCTAGTGGTTTACCTGATTTACTTGCGTTAGATAATCAAGGTCACTTCTTGAGTATAGAACGGTCTTTTGCAGGTTTAGGATTTGGTGTGGAATTATTTCAGGTTTCCCTAGAAGGCGCTGATGATATCCACAATATAGATAGTTTATTAGCAATTGATTCTCAAAGTATTAAACCAGTCCAGAAAAAATTACTTTTAGATTTACGCACCTTAGATGTGGCATTAGATAATATAGAAGGGTTAACCCTTGGCCCTTCATTACCCAATGGACAAAAAGCGTTAATTCTTGTGAGTGATAATAATTTTAATTCCATACAACGTAATCAAATTCTCGCCTTTCAACTGAAGATAGAATCTCCTCTCATGAGGTTATTAAGGCGAATATTGCCAAATTTTAACCGCTAA
- a CDS encoding TIGR02921 family PEP-CTERM protein gives MKLFWNICFYSIFWLWNLTFLSFVYLGILPLVGVPLFLATLRGDIPIEFSLTLVALIAIPTIASIIGGWKFTTQPLQLIRLFYGVEAPLFTLCLLRLFLIRELTPASSQIILTTGVCIAAFAGELFWGYASRRKSGLQWVQMLTHTLMLLFGVYAGAVLLFYALPLAVFLIQEFCKFEWVIPLWNLLYQSAFIGGFFFIFLWLIITGFSATLFIAMPSALSAMYVHSGAKILRAFAWEHGRKKTFAGASAVIVAFAVTFLSLQQQPQVLAFSLLANAPKNDSDHQTLIAKSEQIRTGLVNAYLSSYRYLSSKQENNHISVMYRDVLGLNKSAADGVQGIYNFLMSPFLYNGSEKDTAKAEKLYAEFFDTPLQKAEKTAVSHAVQSTFNEQEVKAGLLNINEKKVWLASQQVTVKENGDWADVELYEVYKNQTREVQEVFYSFSLPESAVITGLWLGDTGNLNQRFNFVVSPRGAAQKVYNSQVRRVRPVDPALLEQVGPRHYRLRAFPIPPNNVLQIEGQPPRPTEMHLWLTYKVMGQDKGWEMPDLGERRNIFWTDKTQRIRNGKKIGLKDDAWLEAYIPASNKVQPVLHEVNLAEGYKLLAKPLSKGDFTLPKNQRVALVLDTSRSMGEHTKELAQTLSWLKQHGFADNDLTNNDADLYLTTSPGATPKRLNDIQQFQPEKFTFYGTIQPQEMLAQFNNLRGDTAYDAVLLLSDEGSYELSKNNKTVPTTSAPLWMVHLGTLPGAYNDGIIKSLQDSGGGVGVDIAEVLQRIATKSVLGDSVVSVVNGYAWYLQTLEAQTNNQQDDLLPLAARQLILGLSKQVKLDNLKSLDAIHAIAKKYQIVSPYSSMLVLVNDEQRRLLKEAEAQSDRFDRKVENGKENLSKPNNPLKASVPEPSGGWLLGVSAIALFVLVKRRR, from the coding sequence GTGAAATTGTTTTGGAATATTTGTTTCTACAGTATCTTCTGGCTGTGGAATTTAACTTTTTTAAGCTTTGTTTATTTAGGGATATTACCGTTAGTAGGTGTGCCTTTATTTTTGGCAACTTTAAGAGGTGATATCCCTATTGAGTTTTCCTTAACGCTTGTAGCTTTAATTGCTATTCCTACCATCGCTAGTATTATCGGTGGCTGGAAGTTTACGACACAGCCATTACAACTTATTCGTCTATTTTATGGTGTAGAAGCCCCGTTATTTACATTATGTTTATTGCGGTTATTTTTGATTCGGGAACTGACACCCGCTAGCAGTCAAATTATACTGACAACGGGTGTATGTATAGCGGCTTTTGCGGGAGAATTGTTTTGGGGGTATGCTTCCCGGCGTAAGAGTGGGTTGCAGTGGGTGCAAATGTTAACCCATACTTTGATGCTGCTATTCGGTGTTTATGCGGGTGCGGTATTATTATTTTATGCCTTACCTCTAGCTGTATTTCTAATACAAGAATTTTGCAAGTTTGAATGGGTAATTCCGTTATGGAATTTGTTGTACCAGTCAGCTTTTATTGGTGGTTTCTTCTTTATTTTTCTATGGTTAATTATTACTGGCTTTAGTGCGACATTGTTTATCGCTATGCCATCGGCGTTATCAGCAATGTATGTGCATTCCGGAGCTAAAATTTTACGGGCGTTTGCTTGGGAACATGGGAGAAAGAAGACATTTGCTGGTGCTAGTGCAGTGATTGTGGCGTTTGCAGTTACCTTTTTATCTTTACAACAACAGCCCCAAGTATTAGCTTTTTCACTATTAGCAAATGCACCTAAAAATGATAGCGATCACCAAACTTTAATAGCCAAGTCAGAACAAATCCGCACAGGATTAGTTAACGCTTATTTATCTTCCTATCGCTACCTCAGCAGTAAGCAAGAAAATAATCACATCAGTGTGATGTATCGTGATGTTTTAGGTTTAAATAAATCGGCGGCTGATGGTGTGCAAGGCATATACAATTTCCTCATGTCGCCATTTTTATATAATGGTTCTGAAAAAGATACTGCTAAGGCAGAAAAGCTTTACGCTGAATTTTTTGATACACCCCTACAAAAAGCAGAAAAAACAGCAGTTAGTCATGCAGTCCAATCTACTTTTAACGAACAAGAAGTTAAAGCAGGTTTATTAAATATTAATGAGAAGAAGGTTTGGTTAGCATCACAACAAGTTACAGTCAAAGAAAATGGTGATTGGGCTGATGTAGAATTATACGAGGTTTATAAAAACCAAACACGGGAAGTTCAAGAAGTTTTTTATTCCTTTTCTCTGCCAGAAAGTGCTGTCATCACCGGCTTATGGTTGGGGGATACAGGTAACTTAAATCAACGCTTTAACTTTGTGGTTTCGCCTCGCGGTGCTGCCCAAAAAGTTTATAATTCTCAAGTGCGACGAGTACGCCCTGTAGATCCAGCTTTACTAGAACAAGTAGGGCCAAGACATTATCGTTTACGGGCGTTTCCCATTCCTCCTAATAACGTATTACAAATAGAAGGACAACCACCACGCCCCACAGAAATGCACCTATGGTTGACTTACAAGGTGATGGGACAAGATAAGGGTTGGGAAATGCCTGATTTGGGGGAAAGACGTAATATATTCTGGACAGATAAAACTCAGCGCATTCGTAATGGTAAGAAAATAGGTTTAAAAGATGATGCTTGGTTAGAAGCATACATCCCCGCGAGTAATAAAGTTCAGCCTGTATTACATGAGGTAAATTTAGCTGAGGGTTATAAATTATTAGCCAAGCCTTTATCTAAGGGCGATTTCACTTTACCAAAAAATCAACGTGTCGCTTTAGTTCTCGACACCTCCCGTAGCATGGGTGAACATACTAAGGAATTGGCGCAAACATTATCTTGGTTAAAACAACACGGCTTTGCCGATAATGATTTAACCAACAATGATGCAGATTTATATCTGACTACTTCCCCAGGCGCTACACCCAAACGATTAAATGATATCCAGCAATTCCAACCGGAAAAATTTACTTTCTATGGCACAATTCAACCTCAAGAAATGCTGGCACAATTTAATAATTTGCGTGGGGATACAGCTTATGATGCTGTTTTATTGTTGAGTGATGAAGGCAGTTATGAATTGTCGAAGAACAATAAGACTGTTCCCACAACTTCTGCACCTTTGTGGATGGTGCATTTAGGAACATTACCTGGGGCTTACAATGATGGCATCATCAAATCATTACAAGATAGTGGCGGTGGTGTTGGTGTTGATATTGCCGAGGTGTTGCAACGAATAGCGACAAAATCAGTGTTAGGTGACTCGGTTGTGAGTGTTGTTAATGGTTATGCTTGGTATCTGCAAACATTAGAAGCCCAAACTAATAATCAACAAGATGATTTACTTCCCTTAGCCGCCAGACAATTAATTTTAGGCTTGAGTAAACAAGTTAAATTAGACAATCTCAAAAGTTTAGATGCAATTCATGCGATCGCCAAAAAGTATCAGATTGTCAGTCCCTATTCCTCTATGCTGGTATTAGTCAACGACGAGCAAAGACGCTTACTCAAAGAGGCAGAAGCCCAAAGCGATCGCTTTGACCGTAAAGTAGAGAATGGTAAAGAAAATCTCTCCAAACCCAATAACCCCTTAAAGGCTAGTGTACCTGAACCCTCTGGCGGATGGCTATTAGGGGTGAGTGCGATCGCATTATTTGTATTGGTGAAGCGTCGGCGCTAA
- a CDS encoding S8 family serine peptidase produces the protein MVQVRYGGQNGERYELEISNNHIVVRTESRNALVGERPFEVAPVSTQARSILNQFELSTRFAQAGVEVLQAKEPSQDAALRDTAREILNQEPEVQFAGRVLIDPVSRLPIVYTENLFVKFDHEEDVSVCEEILGRYGLTIKRQLEYARNAYFVSAPPNTGLAIFDIAERLLNEESVELCHPELVREFRQRQVFPQQWHLKKTTVNGKTIDAHANVEAAWKLSDGTGTIIAIVDDGVDIDHEEFRSSGKVVAPRDVTRKTNSPTPGNRDNHGTACAGVACGNGNFGASGVAPGAKLMPIRFVSALGSQDEADAFVWAAQNGADVISCSWGPPDGVWWDDKDPLHKQKVPLPDSTRLAIDYAINKGRNGKGCVVLFAAGNGNESVDNDGYASYEKVIAVAACNDYGTRSAYSDYGKAVWCAFPSNNGNPSQTPGIWTVDRSGVLGYNSGNTNLGDQLGNYTNSFGGTSSACPGAAGVAALILSRNPNLRWDEVRDIIKRSCDRIDVSGGNYNADGRSPFYGYGRINALKAVELAAPAQPTPVSVFQAVQDVPINDLQTSQLSLAISNTNPIKYIKVGIDIEHTYIGDLVVSLNPPGETGVLPIILHDRKGGGADDIKQTYDEVSTPGLSAFKGKSPQGTWTLEVADKAQADTGRIRSLTIEVGF, from the coding sequence ATGGTTCAAGTTCGCTACGGTGGTCAGAATGGTGAACGGTATGAACTGGAGATTAGTAATAATCATATTGTAGTGCGTACCGAAAGCCGCAATGCACTTGTGGGTGAGCGACCGTTTGAAGTCGCCCCTGTTTCAACCCAAGCCCGGAGTATCCTCAATCAATTCGAGTTATCAACTCGATTTGCACAGGCGGGTGTGGAAGTTCTCCAGGCTAAAGAACCGAGTCAGGATGCTGCTTTGCGTGACACAGCCAGGGAAATTCTCAACCAAGAACCGGAGGTGCAATTTGCTGGGCGTGTGTTGATTGATCCTGTGAGTAGGCTGCCTATAGTTTACACAGAAAACCTATTCGTGAAGTTTGACCACGAAGAAGATGTGAGTGTCTGTGAAGAAATTTTGGGACGTTACGGTTTAACGATTAAACGTCAACTAGAATACGCCCGTAATGCTTATTTTGTCAGCGCACCCCCCAATACTGGTTTAGCAATCTTTGATATTGCCGAAAGGTTGCTGAACGAGGAATCGGTGGAATTGTGTCATCCTGAGTTAGTGCGGGAGTTTAGGCAACGTCAAGTTTTTCCCCAGCAATGGCATCTCAAGAAAACTACAGTTAATGGTAAAACTATCGATGCTCATGCCAATGTTGAAGCGGCGTGGAAGTTGAGCGATGGTACGGGGACAATTATTGCTATTGTTGATGATGGTGTAGATATTGACCATGAGGAGTTTCGTTCTTCTGGTAAAGTTGTCGCACCTAGAGATGTGACACGCAAAACCAACTCGCCAACACCAGGAAACCGAGATAATCACGGTACTGCTTGTGCGGGTGTAGCTTGTGGTAATGGGAATTTTGGGGCTTCTGGTGTCGCGCCTGGGGCTAAGTTAATGCCCATTCGTTTTGTTTCTGCCTTGGGTTCACAAGATGAGGCTGATGCTTTTGTTTGGGCGGCGCAAAATGGCGCAGATGTGATTTCTTGTAGTTGGGGGCCACCGGATGGGGTATGGTGGGATGATAAAGACCCACTACATAAACAGAAAGTACCTCTACCTGATTCCACAAGGTTGGCGATAGACTATGCCATCAATAAGGGACGCAATGGTAAAGGATGTGTAGTTCTATTTGCTGCGGGTAATGGTAATGAAAGTGTAGATAATGACGGCTACGCCAGCTACGAAAAGGTAATAGCTGTAGCAGCTTGTAATGATTATGGCACTAGAAGCGCTTACAGTGATTATGGTAAAGCCGTTTGGTGTGCTTTCCCTAGCAATAATGGCAACCCTTCGCAAACCCCCGGTATTTGGACAGTCGATCGCTCTGGTGTACTGGGTTATAATTCCGGTAATACCAATCTTGGCGATCAACTAGGTAATTATACTAATAGTTTCGGTGGAACTTCTAGTGCTTGTCCGGGGGCGGCTGGTGTAGCAGCTTTGATTTTGTCTCGTAACCCGAATCTGCGGTGGGATGAAGTACGAGATATTATTAAACGCTCGTGCGATCGCATTGATGTCTCAGGTGGTAACTATAATGCTGATGGACGTAGCCCATTTTACGGTTACGGTAGGATAAATGCACTCAAAGCTGTAGAGTTAGCAGCGCCAGCACAGCCTACACCAGTTAGCGTTTTCCAGGCTGTGCAAGATGTCCCCATTAACGATTTGCAAACTTCACAACTAAGTTTAGCGATCTCTAACACTAACCCCATCAAATATATCAAAGTTGGGATAGATATTGAACATACTTACATTGGTGATTTAGTAGTTAGCCTGAACCCTCCTGGGGAAACAGGCGTATTACCCATCATCCTCCATGATCGCAAAGGTGGTGGTGCGGATGACATTAAACAAACTTACGATGAGGTAAGTACACCAGGATTGAGTGCTTTTAAAGGTAAGAGTCCTCAAGGAACTTGGACTTTAGAAGTAGCAGATAAAGCACAGGCGGATACAGGGAGGATTCGCAGTTTGACGATTGAAGTTGGGTTTTAG
- a CDS encoding pentapeptide repeat-containing protein encodes MKANELLKNYAAGERNFTAINLSEADLRGAELSGVIFDQAVLDGADFRDANLAGSSLVEADLNGADLRNANLTGSNLGGAILDGAILDGAILDGANLSKANLTVAKLIQANLSEAELHEANLQAANLDRADLSGADLTVADLEQANLNQADLSQANLNGANLEGANVEGTILDQK; translated from the coding sequence ATGAAAGCAAACGAACTCCTGAAAAACTACGCTGCGGGTGAGAGAAATTTCACAGCTATTAACTTAAGTGAGGCAGACTTAAGGGGAGCAGAGTTAAGCGGTGTAATTTTCGATCAAGCTGTTTTAGATGGAGCTGATTTCAGAGATGCCAATTTGGCGGGTAGTAGTTTAGTAGAAGCCGATTTGAATGGCGCAGATTTAAGAAATGCTAACCTCACAGGTAGTAATTTAGGTGGTGCAATTCTAGATGGTGCAATTTTGGATGGTGCAATTTTGGATGGTGCTAATTTAAGCAAAGCTAATTTGACTGTTGCCAAATTAATTCAAGCAAATCTAAGTGAAGCAGAGTTGCATGAAGCTAACTTGCAAGCAGCAAATTTGGATAGAGCCGATCTCAGTGGTGCAGATTTAACCGTAGCTGACTTGGAACAGGCAAATCTCAACCAAGCTGATTTGAGTCAAGCTAATTTGAACGGCGCAAATTTAGAAGGAGCTAATGTAGAAGGCACAATTTTAGATCAAAAGTAG